The following proteins are co-located in the Mercenaria mercenaria strain notata unplaced genomic scaffold, MADL_Memer_1 contig_2158, whole genome shotgun sequence genome:
- the LOC128552209 gene encoding uncharacterized transmembrane protein DDB_G0289901-like — translation MMTADFGGSSSNSTKYTTGFGSVGAVFDPNAANQGFENVLRPGGFGFSQGSNSSNKSTRYMGGYGGFDPNASNVGFGGGSFGMGSTGTSGGSGYMSASDPNKVNQITIQNPFDRGDNVTSSGDMTKYLLGIVSRNGFGQSSAYSSSCMSAFSPDSVNVAPYDPNKYNQVHVHFDPLDMLNKGPGIDKDTFVAAASAFDPYKINSSNRQQLFSPIAILSANSGIDSKVLLNLKFDPYAATEGSTSTNASTSSTGAKQSGEQNSVSSPQIPAGFDVVALMAKLTSVFRGATGGSSSSGSYSSGSSTGVTSSGGSTSGGSSSGGSLSGSGSSSGALQQNLQPPSFLLNPSQFLSGGGAGGSGSSSAGTSNGGSSGGGSSSGGRSSSGASSSGSSPSSGTSSTGGSSGGSQMPSYDPNKVNMINANFMDPSSFKLGQGGSASGGFDPDAFNSQSFSFFNPSAFTGKRRRQTALRIKRQSQTGDSGGQAPSFDPNSVNQLTANMLDPTKQQLGANNGAGSVNGASFDPDQFNTMQFNFFNPQAQSGGGGGSGGNSSGGGSAPTFDANNVNQVQTNFLDPSQSKLGQSGGGGGGGSTGSFDPDKYNSMSFNFFNPQAQAAAIICHHT, via the exons ATGATGACAGCCGACTTTGGTGGAAGCAGTAGTAACTCTACAAAATACACGACCGGTTTTGGATCTGTTGGTGCAGTATTCGATCCGAACGCAGCGAATCAAGGATTTGAAAATGTTCTTAGACCTGGCGGTTTTGGATTTTCACAAGGAAGTAATTCGTCAAACAAGTCTACTCGATATATGGGTGGTTATGGAGGATTTGATCCCAACGCTTCAAATGTTGGATTTGGAGGAGGTAGTTTTGGTATGGGAAGTACTGGCACTTCCGGTGGCAGTGGATATATGTCCGCGTCCGATCCTAATAAAGTGAACCAAATAACAATACAAAATCCTTTCGATCGGGGAGATAACGTCACCAGTAGTGGTGATATGACGAAGTACCTGCTCGGCATCGTATCAAGAAATGGTTTTGGACAAAGTAGTGCATATAGCTCTTCATGTATGTCTGCGTTCAGTCCAGATTCGGTTAACGTGGCACCCTATGACCCAAATAAATATAATCAAGTTCACGTTCATTTTGACCCATTGGATATGCTAAATAAAGGCCCAGGCATAGATAAAGACACTTTTGTAGCCGCAGCTTCAGCTTTTGATCCTTACAAAATAAACAGTTCCAATAGGCAACAACTCTTTTCACCAATTGCAATATTATCTGCAAATTCTGGCATAGATTCAAAGGTGCTCTTAAATCTGAAATTTGATCCATACGCTGCAACTGAAGGCTCCACGAGTACAAACGCTTCCACATCGTCCACTGGGGCTAAGCAGTCTGGAGAACAGAATTCTGTGAGTAGCCCACAAATCCCGGCTGGTTTTGATGTCGTTGCTTTGATGGCAAAACTTACCTCAGTCTTCCGTGGTGCAACAGG TGGATCATCTTCTAGCGGTTCATATTCCAGCGGATCGTCTACCGGCGTAACGTCGTCCGGAGGATCAACTTCCGGTGGTTCTAGTTCTGGTGGTTCCTTGTCTGGATCGGGATCGAGCTCCGGCGCCTTGCAACAGAACTTGCAGCCACCATCATTTCTGTTAAACCCCTCTCAGTTCTTGAGTGGCGGAGG tgCCGGAGGGAGCGGGAGTAGCAGTGCTGGTACTAGCAACGGAGGAAGTAGCGGTGGTGGAAGTAGCAGCGGTGGAAGAAGCTCTTCTGGTGCTAGCTCTTCCGGCAGTAGCCCTTCAAGCGGCACTTCCTCCACTGGAGGTAGTTCTGGTG GTAGCCAAATGCCTAGCTATGATCCAAACAAAGTGAACATGATCAATGCAAACTTTATGGACCCCTCCTCCTTCAAGCTGGGACAAGGAGGCAGTGCAAGTGGAGGGTTCGATCCTGACGCCTTTAATTCACAGTCATTCAGCTTCTTCAACCCCTCAGCATTTACAGGGAAACGTCGTCGTCAAACAG CGCTCAGGATAAAACGTCAGTCCCAGACAGGTGACAGCGGAGGACAAGCTCCTAGTTTCGATCCAAACAGCGTAAATCAATTAACTGCTAACATGTTAGACCCGACCAAACAACAACTAGGAGCAAATAATGGTGCTGGATCTGTGAACGGTGCTTCGTTTGATCCTGATCAGTTCAATACTATGCAGTTCAACTTCTTTAATCCACAAGCTCAGTCAG gcGGCGGCGGTGGTAGCGGAGGAAACAGTAGCGGAGGAGGATCCGCACCGACGTTTGACGCAAACAATGTGAACCAAGTCCAGACAAACTTCCTTGATCCCTCCCAGTCTAAACTTGGACAGAGTGGTGGAGGAGGGGGCGGTGGCTCTACCGGAAGTTTCGATCCAGACAAATACAACTCCATGTCTTTTAACTTCTTCAATCCACAGGCACAA GCTGCAGCAATAATATGTCACCATACAA